tgttttactcaaatgattccacgtcacaattgattggttatgcagatgcgggatatttatctgatccccataaaggtcgatcgcaaacaggctatttatttacatgtggtggtacagctatatcatggcgttcaacaaagcaaactatggttgccacttcctcaaatcatacagagataatagccattcatgaagcaagtcgagaatgtgtttggttaagatcaataactgaacacattcaagaaacatgtggtctttctttgacaaaagacgctccaacaatattgtatgaagacaatgctgcatgtatagctcaactgaagggaggatacatcaaaggagacagaacaaaacatatttcaccaaaattctttttcactcatgatcttcaaaagaagggtgaaatagatgtccaacaaattcgttcaagtgacaatttggcggatatgttcaccaaagcattgccaacttcaacctttgagaaaatgagatacaaaattggaatgcgtcgtcttcgagatattaagtgatattttcatcagggggagcaaaatacgcgctgtactctttttcccttagtcaaggttttgtcccactgggttttcctgataaggtttttaatgaggcagcactcaaggcgtattatcagatatgtgtactctttttccttcattaggttttttcccactgggtttttcctaataaggttttaacgaggcacatttctcgtggacatccaagggggagtattatcaaccaagtaatatcaaccaagtaaaatggttgtccacttaaaatggtggatagtccatttactttttaagtgggtaaaatgcccattaatattttcctccacttgtaaatatggctataaatatagccttaaacttcaatgtaaaatacacaaaaacacataaaagaaagaattactattactctctctatattactactctctctattaatactttctatatacatattctcttgttcttcttcctttataaaattgtcaagttagttaattcatAACAAAAAAGATAAAACTAAAATTACGTAACTTGAATCTTATAGCTATTAATAATTATCTCGAAAAAGAAACAATTGAATTTGTTACTGAGGCCGGTTTAAAAGATAAGAGGTCCTGATTCGATCAGGCATAACGGAGTAAAGTATAATGTAACACACATTTATTTAAGTGTTAGTATTAAAATctatatatctatttttttaattactatTTGTAAAGTTTTAATTACAAATATTAACagatctattttaatttataaattaattgattatattttattaagaaattaaataacaatatatttttccttaaatATAGTGTTTTATAAATGATTAGatatatcaatttttaattttttccattTAGTTGGACactattttgattgttataaattttctaattaatattttaattaataatatcaATCTCCTCATGTTTTCGTTTCTCTTTCCTCctttttctatgattttttttattgttttaatagctgatatcatttttttgtttttattttaatttgagaatcatttttttaaattttttaagtattcttatttcttaaatttgtttcatttttaaaatCTCTCCTTAATATTCTCACACaatgttttcctttaatatacccactttatttatttttctttaactttttcacatttttttttcctttttcttcccTATTTATCTTCAATACAAATTTTATGCTTTCatccatgattttaaattaatttagattttatataaattttgtaaaGTAACATTTTTTTTTCCGTATGAAATATGATAATGTTCATTCAATCTTGATTCATTAAGGAGGTAATAATATGAAATCTTAATTAAAACTGGTATCCAGATTgaaattttagttttgaaaaataCTGCATACACAAAATAGtaacaattaaatattttaaaattctattTAGATACCAATTGCATACATTGTTACACTTAAGCTTTTCAGATGAATATCAATTGGACACAAAATTAACTAGCTTTATTAGTGGTACTATgctttataaaatatgttttcgTATTTTTTATCGTGAtttatgaaattcaaaattataattttttgagtataatcttagcatataatttatataatcttAGTAATCAGCTTGTATCATTAAAATCCAGTTACATACTAACTGTATACACAAAATATATTGTATGagtttgatatgaaatttgCATTAATCTATTCATATTAGTTACAcgttgaaattttatttatatactaATTGAATACAAATTATACACACAAAATATATCGTTATTAATATGGTATgcaatttgtatttttatatccACATTAGTTATgcaattatattttttgtttacaAAAGCTTTAGTAGTCAACTCTAGATTTCAATTTGGAATAATATTAATGGTGTTTAGAAAATGTATAAAAGTTGGTATGTATAAGATTTTTATTGTGTGAAATAGGTATGAAATTTAATGTCCCAACAAAATTGCGGTctgttatattttttattagtgTTTAGAAAGTGTATAAAAATTGATATCCATTAGTAAGTATAGTCATTTTACTGTTTAATTCTCCAACAAATTTGTGAACTATCATACTTTTAATAAGTGTTTAGAAAGCGTATAAAAATTGATATACATTAGTAGATTTATATAAAGTTAATTTGCTCCTTCCATCTACTTTATTTACGCGTATTTTAATGATCTATCATCTAAATTGAGGTTAatctattataaaaaaattgttatataATGTTGATGTACAAACTGGTTTCAATAGTATTAATTAAAGTTAATCCTAAAAAATGGTACATTACATACAATATATGAAACTTGTGAATCAATATTTAACAAGATATACTCATTTCATTcagtataaaaattatatacaaactagcaaatttgatttattttaacgatttttaaaattttttaatttataaaatttgtatatataagatGCTAATTGTAAATTATGTAGTATTTTCAAATAGAAATTCATTGCcaatttatgcatattcatacAAAAAATCATTCgtctaaaaaaattacaataaaatatatatttcaaaaacaaaaacGGAAATTAAAacactaatttttttaaaaaaatgattttcgaattaacaaataaaaggataaggaagaACCAAAATAGAAAATTGATATTATTAATTAGGAGATTGATAACAAGCAACTAATTAGGAGAAAATTATGGGAttgacatatttaagaaaaagataatgttaattaattgattaagaattattttaattcattttttgttttttatttttaattaatttattatttgttagaTATTGTTAGAAATCctatattatatattgaaaACTAAAAAGTACTGGTAGGACCAGTAATATTCACTCCTAAATATGTCATTTATtaaattttctctattttagtATAATTATGACATAATCTTATATAGGTTGTAACTGATCAAATGAATGACCGTTACTTCATCCTCCAAGGGTGTAATCAGGATCAAGGAAATGGCGAAGTTTCTCCTGTTGTTTAGGATCCTGGATCTGATGCCCCTTGTTGTTTCTTCCATGGCTTTTTTATTGTAGACAATGTGTTTTAAATATGCCTCTAATACGATACAAGGTAGCCTTTTTTAGGGCTTCTAATTATATTTACTTCCATAAAAGTACTATTGTTTATTAGTGTAGCATGTGATGAGAATGTAAGAAACACAGTactaaaaaatcattattttccAACTAAATTTTCTGTTAGTGGATTCCTAATAATTTTGATTGAATCAgtgaaataagaaaaaataataatgttttCATATAGAAAAATTAGGAAATTACTCACTAAAAATCTATTTTCCATCACATACTTTCCCGATGAGCTTATTCAATGGGTaataaatgaaaaatcatgtcttATAATATAAATTTCTTAGTGATTTGCAGTAAAAAAAACATTCATTTCTAGCAGTGACCCATGATAGGATTGATCCAGAACTAACATATAAATACAAAGTAATGAAAATACACAATCCAACATGTTTTCACTATTCCAGGTAAGTAGACTTTCAAATCTTGTTTTTGTACCAATAAACACCTTTATCTTGAGATTCTTTATCTTTCTCCACATAGATGCACTCCTTGAAGTCCCTCCACGTTGCCTTATAAATTGGAGTACCATCAAATTGATAGTATTCTCCTAAGACTGGCTTGATAGCTTTTGTTGCCTCTATGGCATGGTAGTGTGGAATGGATGAGAATAGATGATGCATAACATGAGTATCTGCAATGTGGTGGAAGAAGTAATTTAACACACCATAGTCTCTGTCTACCGTAGCTAGAGCTCCTCTTAGCCAATTCCACTCGTGTGAATCATAATGTGGCAATGAAGAGTGCGTATGATGCAAAAAGGTGATCAAAACTATGAACGCGTTCACAATTAGGAGGGGTACCCCATAGATGCATAGAAGCCAAGTTAGCCCTTGTGTGCATGCAACGCGATACAATACATAACTAGTTGCAATTACACCTACATCAGAAATGTAGATTTGTAGCCTTTCACGATCATTATAAATAGGGCTATATGGATCAAAGTGACTTGCAAAGCGATCATAAGGTCTGCCAGCGACATTTATGGCATAGTACAAAGGTAAGCCAATGGTTAAGGTAAAGACAAGTATGAATAATCTTCCTAACGGATTATTCGCGTATGCTTTGGTGAACCATTTTAGTTCAGACTTGGTCTTGGGCACGTAGTTTTCATCGCGCTCAAGGGAAGCAGTATTAGAGTGGTGACGACGATGACTATATTTCCATGAGAAGTATGGTGTTAAAAGTGCAGAGTGGAGGATAAAACCAATGGTGTCATTTATCCATGGGTAATCACTAAACGCCTGGTGGCCACATTCATGGGCATTGACCCATATTCCTGTGGAAACACAACCTTGAGCGATCCAGTAAGCAGACCATGCTAGGTAAGAGTATGGAGATGGTAGGACATGGAAGTAAGTGGCGGCAATGTAATACAAGATGTAGATTAATATGAGATCATGAAAAAGATAAGACAAGGAGCGAACAAGAGATCGCTCAAAGCAGTGAGGAGGGATGGCCTTTTTGATGTCACTAAGTGTAAAAGGGGGCTTTGAAATTGGTGCTCTTTGGATAGGAATTTTCTTTTGTTCAGTTTTAGTTGTTGGAGAAGACATATTGCCACCACCTCCCATTTTTGGTTCTTAAAGAAAGATATATTTTTGGTATAAAAGGAGCAGGAAATACCTCAAAGTTCAAGAGAGACTTATTAGCCTTACCTCCCATTTCCTCTCTCTTTATATAGAAGTAGAGAACGAGAAGTTAATGGTTTCACCAACtctattttttagattttttcatTCGTTTGACTTTTGGGACTAATTCCTTAGATGTCATTATTTGACTtagtttttaagaaaaaataaactttTCTTTTGAAACATGTAGTTTTTAGATATTTATAtggttataaattattttattaaagataaaaagaaaattttaaagttaaattatttttaataatagtaAGGTGCCAATCTTTTTGAGatggactaaaaagaaaagagtgTCACATAAAATGAAATAGAGAGACTAGTAGAAATTTTTACTCTCcatgtttcaatttatttatctatattttaaatttgtatagAGCTTAAGAAAGTTAAAGATATGTAGTAtttaccaattttttttaattttgtgatcttaaatGCCATATGAAAAGTTAGAACTAAAGAATtgtcaaaaagaaaagaaatgtttcttttttaaaagaggagaatattttttaattaagctCATGTTCATCAAGCAAGCATCATGTTTGATCATAATTTCAACCTGGTCATCCCCAAACCATCACATGAGCTTTGCAATAGGCAGGATATTGGTATTATCCAATAATTTTCCTCCCAACACCTATCACACGCTTGCAATCGTGTCAAAACCTATTGATGACAGTAACAATACAACTTTTTCTAACCAAACCCATCAAGCAAGTGTCATGTTTGACTATATGATTCTGATTAGAACCATCCCTAACCTATCACTTGAGGCTTTTTATTTGTAGGATGTTGGCATTACCCAATAATTTTCCTCCCAACACATGCCACGCATAGAAGGATATTTTTGAGATCGACCCATGATATTTTTCGATACTAATTTATGAGATCAATCCATAACAGGGCGGGACGGGTTTAAGtttgaaacaattttttttttttttaaaaaagcacTGGTATGGGTGCGAGTGCAACTAAAAAACCAAAATCAACACTCTAGCTTgccatgaaatttcaaagaaactACGATAGACATGAATAATCTAATCACAGTAGATCTCACTTAGATAAAATAAAGAGCAGAGTGGATTGAAGTCAAGAAAGGCAACTATAGATGAAGAATGTAAATGTATTCCTTTCTCATGTCCTTGCACGAGTGTTGACGTTGAAATTTCAAATTAAGGATACAACACACAAATATTTGTCGTATACTCAAGTCCATGCTTTCAATTTAATATTTAGGATTAGTTTAGAGATACgatattaaattataatttaaaatcgaattgatttaaaattaaaagttttgtttgaaattgtgaaaactatcaaaatctTCTTAATTCTTATTCAGTCTAACCAAATTGCAAACCATAGTTTATAAAACaagatttcaaaatatattgagGCGCACATTAATAACTaatcaataatagtaataactaattattattcaatataattttttttacatggTACAAACAATATCTTCATACCGagcatgaatttttttttttgcaaaaattaaaataatgattcttttttacaaaatataaacttatggaccaagttttttttatatatatatttggaatcCCAAaccatattttttttgaaggaTTTGAGATTGAAATCATCATCCCAAATTACACGTTTAAACATTAATTTAAAACCAAAATTTTATATAGTAAGCCCAAACACAAATTTAATTATTCATCATGCGTTAGATACTCTATTCTAGTCGTCTTCTTTTGTTTGAACTATAGAAAGTGTGTTGGATTCTGTAACGACCCGACTTGTCGTTATTTCAAATCAAAAGAAATCACAAGAATTTTACTCGAACGAATCTCACCATCCCGCCAGAGCAGGATGGTCCCGCCTTAGCGGCGCTGTCAGAGCGAGAGTATGGCTGCCATAGAGGGAGGTCGTGGATCAAAACTGAAGTCGCGAATTTCTTATTCCCCACTTCTCCCAAGTGTAAGTTAGAGGCAAGGGTTTCTGCAAAATCCTCCAAAAAGGCTACTCTTGACTTGAGAAGAGGAGGGGAGGGAATCTCAGCATTGGAAGGCTTTCAACCGGTGAAATTCAATCCTACCTTGCCCGTAGAACATCTGGAATCAAGAATTTCAGCAACATTATTTCTCCACAATTGCTTGGCGCCCAAGAGGGCTAGGCTTCGCTTTTCtgagtagtaaatctatacctattgtgtagtataaaaaaaacttaaggAGAAATCGTATAACTAAGTTGTGGACATAGTCATGGAAAGAAATTCGATTAGGTTAGGGTCTAATTTGAATATGACCTGGGTAAAAGGTGATGTAAGAATTGGGGAAGTGTAATTGTGGTGATATTATTGTTTACAGACGATTATCTTTTAACGAACTTAGTATTgcgtacaaatatatataaccAAGAAGATTTTTGAAGATAAACCCTAAGGGTTTGATGGTGTGGGTGTTGATTTAGTTTCCGAAATTGTCTTAAGGGTGTAATTGCGTTATTTATGATATGCCTAAATGTGCACCGAtaaggaaaataatataaatgatTACTTGTTGACTTGTcctgtgatgaacctgttctgtTATTATAATGCGATATATCGTTGGTATTTTATGATTGGTTTACATAAtcggatcgagtgtcacattccgacatatctatggatcgggtgtcacgttccgatacatatttggatcgggtgtcacttGCTGACACAAATGTGACTGGATTGATTCCCTTGAGAGTGCCAAGT
This Solanum dulcamara chromosome 1, daSolDulc1.2, whole genome shotgun sequence DNA region includes the following protein-coding sequences:
- the LOC129902550 gene encoding delta(12)-acyl-lipid-desaturase-like, which produces MGGGGNMSSPTTKTEQKKIPIQRAPISKPPFTLSDIKKAIPPHCFERSLVRSLSYLFHDLILIYILYYIAATYFHVLPSPYSYLAWSAYWIAQGCVSTGIWVNAHECGHQAFSDYPWINDTIGFILHSALLTPYFSWKYSHRRHHSNTASLERDENYVPKTKSELKWFTKAYANNPLGRLFILVFTLTIGLPLYYAINVAGRPYDRFASHFDPYSPIYNDRERLQIYISDVGVIATSYVLYRVACTQGLTWLLCIYGVPLLIVNAFIVLITFLHHTHSSLPHYDSHEWNWLRGALATVDRDYGVLNYFFHHIADTHVMHHLFSSIPHYHAIEATKAIKPVLGEYYQFDGTPIYKATWRDFKECIYVEKDKESQDKGVYWYKNKI